The Crassostrea angulata isolate pt1a10 chromosome 1, ASM2561291v2, whole genome shotgun sequence nucleotide sequence GATAGTCCCGGTTATcggtatatttttaaagatcttcGAAGTCAAGGTTTTCGTAACTTAACATACATATCCGACAATGAGAAATgtataggttttttttaactggGATAATGATTTGAATGGGCaaaattaacttataaaacCATTTAAACCTTTGTTGATAAATTACATTTATACAAAGACGGTAACATAATCAATACCTTTTtataagagtttttttttttaagaaccaGGCATATATtagaaaatgcaaaatttaaataacagttgggaaaaaataatcaaaacgtaagaaaagaataaaaaccgtttctttttatcatttataattGAAGAGGTAAAATACATCATGTATTTATTCAACTTAGATACAGTTACAACGACCCCGCTATGATTGAAATCCGGGACAGACTGGCAGAATTAGGCGCCTCCACAGCCTCAGCTAACCCGGAAAACTATCTTCCATTTTTGGCCAGTTTTGAGCGGACTAAAGTCtgtaaaagtttttgaaatgataaaagTTATTCCAATGTAAActaaaattatgcttttattaTAAGTTAGAttatgtatattattataatttaaatttagttTCAAACAGCCGCTGATAATCATGAGATTATATTCAACCGGTTCCGGGAGATAATCAAGGAGAAGAGGGACACTCCCAAAGATCCGCCGACAGATTTCCTTCAGTTCTATTTATCAAACTTCGAACAGGAAGGCTCAAAAAAGGATATTTCCGGTAAGATCACGAATAAATGTGCATCAAAATACTGAAATGATTGTAGAATTTGTTGCTATATGTCCCTCATAATGAATTGCTTCTTTTATCAGGCCAACGGAAAGCATTAACCACAATCGTTAAGTACATATTATACCTCCTAAAAAAGTaacagccaaaaaaaaaataaaaacaatcattGAGGCAGGTGTACCACACGATGAAGTAGGGGTATTCTTTCATCTTATTgtggtttcaaaaatattcgTTAATTCCTATGTTCCTGTATTTCGTTGTTAAAAATATCCACAACACAGACGTTcatcaaaaaaaatatgtataaatatattttatagaatCGTTACTCACAGATTTTTATGTGGTCAGTGAACTGAATTCTATCAAGTTCACGGAAACTGTGTGCCAAGAAGATATTGTTGTAGATCGATCCTTGTACGAGTATTAAACATTAAGTTCAATTAATTGTACGACAAATACTAGCATATAAAGTAATCAGTGGAAGCTAACGAGTTTAGTTTTGACCAAATTGAGTTTAAGCAATCATTCTTTTGCAGTTTGTAAACtataaaaagtattattttgTTGAACTGGTATCTGTCATTTGGAGTTTATTAAACTTTTTGTACTTTCAGAAGCCGACCTATTACAAACTTTGATTGACATGTATTTTGCTGGAAAAGATAATCTATTACTGAGCACAAAATGGATACTGATGGCGCTGGTGAAGTACCCGGAAGTTCAGTCTAAATGTAGATCGGAAATACATCAGGTTTGTCAAGAGGAATTATCTTCTTATACACTCATTCGAACTAGGAAGGAATTcacttcaaaatgtaaacaaaagctacttataactcaacgaatgacactcaaattttggttgccttaCTGAAACATTGTAAGCAATCAAATGggaaagataattttttaccaaaattgtgaccatgcccctttaaccaatcagatttcagtatttaacatgaaagaataataaaataaattgtgctaATAAGTTCTATAATGAATTGTGATAAAATCCtggaaattcaaaaataatttaaattataatataaatttcaacAGTCTTTGGTTTAACGACACAGTGTTATTGTAAAGGTAATATTATGTTAGCATAAAGAATATGGGCGAATAAGGCGTATAAACTGCCTATATGAGGATAGATAAGATACTagtactataaaattaaaatatcaacaaatctcacaatttctttctaaattattgaaaacaatgtatatttaccataactTCGATTTATAAACCTTAGATATGTTGAATATTTGGAATAGGTAAACTgacgtatgcgtgtcaaaacttccaaatagtgtcatttttagaacttcaatgtcttttcttttatagagtgggtctgagctccatatttttgtcatagtctattTAAGGTTTAAAGGAAACCAAACCGATTAATCAAcgaaaatgtggagagatgacccactatactttaaaaatgccATTTGTATCGCAACAAtcgaacgttttagaaaaatgatCAATATGTAAATAACTTTATTATCATCagattaaaataattgtttcaaaCTTTATAGGTTTATAGAGCCTCTTGTTGCCGGTTGCAATATTCCCACATTTCACATATGTGTAGTTTATTTATCACTTGCAGTGCAGTGCCTGTGATTATGTAAGATCATGAGATGAGCacttataaaatattttcaaaattaatcttTCCGTTGTTCtgaaaaattgatattaaaaaaagtttaaacatgaTAAACTTAAAAAGGGGTTTTAGTATTATAATCCTATTATCAGATACTTCACCAGTCCCTGTCTTATACGTCCAGTATAGAACAATGGAATAATGGACaggaaatgaaaatcatatttaataaaaaataaacatttaagataaatgaattatattattCTGAGAATCATGTATGTTGTTGATTGAAATAGAGGTTGTTTTTCTGTGATGACAGGTGTTTGGCCGAGGTCAGAGAGTGCAATCCCAGGATAGGTCAAGGACGCCTTTCACCCTGGCAACCATCAAAGAAATCCAAAGACTGTATTCTCCGGGTACGAACATATTGTATTTCTTATTAAGAAATTTAGCCCCACATAGCTTATAGTTTACACACGTCAGTTATTTACTTGACGATcgccattttatttttgtaaatattgggGTGATGCATTATGTTTTGacgtattttgaaaaatataactgATCGGGttttcaaaaatagtgcaaatAAGTGTGGGTAAAAATTACATATGTTGATCAATCGACCACTAATATCCTTATTTACTCTAACTTTAAACTTACCCCCCAAAAAAGGGGGATTTCATACTTGGTTCGGATCCTCGGAATACTCCAGATTTGTGGATTATCCTTGTTTCAGATTCTGCGTGCTTCGTGTGGTATTCCCATTTATATGGTTGCATACTATAGAGAAGAATGTCTCTATGTTAAAATCCAGTCAATACTTATCTTTGACTTTGAACAGTGACCTTTACGGTGTTCCACTATCCGGAAAAGGACATCCAGGTTGGGGGATATGATATCCCAAAAGACACGTTCATGATGATCGAATGCAAAGCTCCGTGCCGGGACAAACAGTTCTGGAAAGATCCTGAGGATTTTAATCCGGACCGCTTTATTGGGTTAGATGGAGAGCAAAAACTACCTCAGGGATGTTTCATGCCTTATGGAGCAGGTATACTTTTGATTTTGGCTCGTATTTTGGTTATATGGGAATTTTAGTATTAGACTTTAAAAGGAAAGAACTAAGTCTAAGTCGATAGGTTATGCATCATCGGATACCCATAGCcactattaatttaaaaatcgcAAAGCTGGTCAAGGGTTTCGGATGAGGAAAACAAGTATGATTCTTTGTATCAGCCATCTTCATACATGTAACgatcaatatttttcaaaaatgttttgtatctgttttaaaagtgtttttttctgcaatttagGACCACGATACTGCATAGGAAAATACGTAGCAGACATATTTATGTACTCTCTTGTGGCCAATCTTCTACAGAACTTCAAGATTACAACCAAACACCCAGAGCAACCGTTGTCTTTTGAAAACGCTTTCAATTTGTTCGGTCTCCAACCACTGCACTTTTCAGAAATTACCTTAGTGCCTTTGGAATGAATCTAGACAACGCCACACCGCTGTGTATTTATAACTGCCAAAAATCAAATGTCAGATATTTTTCAAGGAAGCATATGAATCATATCATAGAaatcactacatgtatttgaccaAGCCAAAGCTAGGTCGTTCATTGTCTATGTTAATGTTATGTACATATTTAGAAAAGTGACAACTAACATATacgtatattttttaatatttatagatATTGTACTAAAGTCTAGTATAGTGAATATCCGGGTTTTCCGTAGGAATCCGGTTATTGAAGTTCGGGCGGCCAAAAGAGTACCCCTTTTGTATGTATAACTCTTTCTACAATTTTCTAGAAaggacatttttgttttgtagatcaattgtacatatatcagagattgCATATTactttgatgttgatttttgataatttttgcgAAAAAGTACCAGTTGTTGTActttgtaggttttttttttttatacaaaatattgcGTGTTATTTCTTTGTTCAAAGCAGTTAAATAATGCTTAAAGATATTTTCTATAGTTTCGCACaaaataatggttttttttttaaaatcatataacttacaatattattaatataagcCTGGTCCCCGATGCCTACCGGAATATCCCGGAAGGCCTCAGGACCCATACTGAAGTGCTTGCAGTTCGGAAGGTCTCGCAAACCAGGCTATACGAATAAACCATTCGATTTCTTGCCCTGTTGTGATGAATTTTCTGCTTGAATTCGACAAAACTTGAGAAGAATAGGGGCGCATAAGGCCTATTTATCTCTCGCATTCTAAATGTACGAacgacaaaaaaaaatgtttactgcTACGGTCTATCTTGTTACTTTAACTAGGGGATATCTAACGCCTCAAACGCCCCCGTTCTTTAATCAAGGCCAGTAATATATTGACTTAAAGTTATCATGACAAACaaagtattaattttttcttgCCACTACTATAATTTGTATTGTACATTGTAACAGTTGCTAAAACCTGATGAAAGTTCgttattgacaaaaataaagtaatttaacaGGAAGCTGATATAACTttcacaatatggcatgccttaacaaagagTTGATTACAAACCATTTTTTATGAACCTGTTCATGAATATGTATCAAAAGCTTAGGATGACTTCAAAAGTTCCAAGTAAAATTGATACAGGAGGCAGTTATTTTGTAGTAATGGTTTTTCTGTTCCATGTAAGTTGATCACAGAAATGTTTTCAAATGCACACTTGGTCAATGTAAAGGACTCTTTATTCTGACTTGCAACAATAACAACAGCATGAACTACAACATTTTCGTTtgcaaaaatttgtttcactacATTCAAAGCTTGACCAATAGTATCACCTCGATGCATAGCACCTGTTGCCACTTGAACAAGGTACAATGTTTTTTCCTGAACTTTGATCCTTTTAGATGATGTACAACCTTCACAACGATCAACAGAGACATTGTAAAAAACAAAGTAGTCTACTCCCATGAAATTTGGTATCAGTGGATACACCAAAAACTTATCAAAGTTATTTGAAAGTTGTTTTATAAACAGGGAAAATAAAGCTACATTTCGTTCATGACCTTTGAAATTTTCTGGTATATCTTGATAATACGAAGATAACTCTTTCGCATTTcgttcaaagaaattttcaacAGATGGCACTACAGTACATGGTGTTTGTAACAATTCTTGCTTTGACTGTGATACCTGATAAATTGTTTCACCACCAATGGAGAATGGCAAAAGTACAGATTGGATCTCTTTTTGAGTATCAACTAACAatttttcaaactcttttcttGCACCACCATTGTGAAACATAATTGGCAAAATTTTATCAGAACcaacattttttgcaatttgTAGCATCCCCTCTAAATCATAAGGAAACCTTTCTCGCCAACAGTTTGCTAAGGTAGGAATCAAATGTCGAATTTTCACACAGATATCCCCAACATCCAAACCCATTCTTGCATATTCAAGATTACTTTGTAGAAGACCTggtgtttgaattttgtaatgCTCAACTTCAAAAATGTTGATTCCTATTTTTAATTCCTGTGCCCATTCTCTTTTAATGATGATTTCTTGTTTGTTTGGAATACAATGGAGAAGAACAGCAGTGTGGAGCTGAAACTTGGCATATTC carries:
- the LOC128173104 gene encoding cytochrome P450 2B4-like; this encodes MERQVALFSDFWTILGASSILSLCAYAATRALWGRRYRLPPGPWAWPIIGNLRQLNGKEGFYHYVRRFRKTYGDIFRLKMGVHEVVFVFGHQHVQEVLCKNGALTTRRPNWMYIPNKIFKGKGIIWSNGDTWKALQDVLKSAQEDSRVVTSLQRYLAAEYDVFQSHVKDTSSAYDLEFLIRQTSFNFLSAFLVGKRYSYNDPAMIEIRDRLAELGASTASANPENYLPFLASFERTKFQTAADNHEIIFNRFREIIKEKRDTPKDPPTDFLQFYLSNFEQEGSKKDISEADLLQTLIDMYFAGKDNLLLSTKWILMALVKYPEVQSKCRSEIHQVFGRGQRVQSQDRSRTPFTLATIKEIQRLYSPVTFTVFHYPEKDIQVGGYDIPKDTFMMIECKAPCRDKQFWKDPEDFNPDRFIGLDGEQKLPQGCFMPYGAGPRYCIGKYVADIFMYSLVANLLQNFKITTKHPEQPLSFENAFNLFGLQPLHFSEITLVPLE
- the LOC128173094 gene encoding uncharacterized protein LOC128173094 translates to MQKTHLLVRALDMAHPIQEFEPSVLRHVHDDEEGNNFASEIVCHFMDGRYFIKTKFHAEFLEKLKDERATKKTWIYLNGLEGLGKSSSSIYYVLKCRENGDLSVHYVDLNRIEERDEDLESFEAYSKKFGNRDCVIVDHFTLYNAHYLEKVKKIVKRQVSYPQFILIETGFTASAHKFMEFGREFQLDEDTFLNIWKGSLEYMLSQKDKEDMNYEHRLGLLDKGKEVYDEFSKEYIMTPRLLNSVLEDMYTRTNETVEEAFAQYTKEKQHKILNCKSSENIEYAKFQLHTAVLLHCIPNKQEIIIKREWAQELKIGINIFEVEHYKIQTPGLLQSNLEYARMGLDVGDICVKIRHLIPTLANCWRERFPYDLEGMLQIAKNVGSDKILPIMFHNGGARKEFEKLLVDTQKEIQSVLLPFSIGGETIYQVSQSKQELLQTPCTVVPSVENFFERNAKELSSYYQDIPENFKGHERNVALFSLFIKQLSNNFDKFLVYPLIPNFMGVDYFVFYNVSVDRCEGCTSSKRIKVQEKTLYLVQVATGAMHRGDTIGQALNVVKQIFANENVVVHAVVIVASQNKESFTLTKCAFENISVINLHGTEKPLLQNNCLLYQFYLELLKSS